The following are encoded in a window of Bradyrhizobium guangdongense genomic DNA:
- a CDS encoding recombinase family protein codes for MAQGKFISYLRVSTDKQGRSGLGIEAQREAVASYLNGGRWTLVAEYVETESGRKSDRPKLAAALSHAKAIGAKMVFAKLDRLTRNVDLLRSLVASDVDLVFCDLPSVPPGPMGKFLLTQMASVAELEAGLIGERTKKALAAAKARGVKLGNPNGARALRGKQTGNAEAVARIREKAVQRAMDLQGIIENIKRSGITSVRAVTEELNRQGINAPRGGEWHPTAVARLLNRLPKAA; via the coding sequence GTGGCACAGGGAAAATTCATCTCCTATCTACGGGTCTCGACCGACAAGCAGGGCCGAAGTGGCCTTGGCATTGAAGCGCAGCGAGAAGCCGTCGCGAGCTACCTAAATGGCGGCCGATGGACACTCGTGGCTGAGTATGTCGAGACGGAGAGCGGGCGGAAGTCCGATAGACCAAAGCTCGCTGCGGCTCTCTCTCACGCTAAGGCCATCGGCGCGAAGATGGTCTTTGCGAAGCTCGACCGCCTCACACGTAACGTGGACCTGCTGCGCTCCCTCGTGGCGAGTGACGTTGACTTGGTATTCTGCGACCTCCCAAGCGTCCCTCCCGGCCCCATGGGCAAGTTCCTACTCACGCAGATGGCGTCTGTGGCAGAGCTTGAGGCTGGCTTGATCGGGGAACGCACCAAGAAAGCGCTTGCCGCAGCAAAGGCGCGCGGGGTGAAGCTTGGCAATCCTAACGGCGCGCGTGCTCTCCGCGGGAAGCAAACCGGCAACGCTGAAGCAGTAGCCAGGATTAGGGAGAAGGCGGTACAGCGAGCAATGGACCTTCAAGGCATCATCGAGAACATCAAGCGCTCAGGCATCACAAGCGTTCGTGCCGTGACAGAAGAGCTTAACCGCCAGGGCATCAACGCGCCTCGTGGCGGCGAGTGGCACCCTACCGCCGTCGCGCGGCTCCTCAACCGCCTCCCCAAAGCCGCCTAG